From the Halodesulfovibrio aestuarii DSM 17919 = ATCC 29578 genome, one window contains:
- the infC gene encoding translation initiation factor IF-3: MTKRNEQIRAREVRVISETGEQLGILGRNQAIDIAKEKGLDLVEVAANAEPPVCKIMDYGKYKFEQKKKKQEAKKNAAVVQVKEIKVRPKTDEHDYQTKLKHIRRFLEAGDRCKVTVFFRGREIVHKDRGLTILERAMEDTKDIAKVDQMPRSEGRTLHMLLVPTAKK, encoded by the coding sequence ATGACTAAGCGTAACGAACAAATTCGTGCGCGTGAGGTTCGTGTTATTAGTGAAACTGGTGAGCAGCTTGGAATTCTTGGAAGAAACCAGGCCATCGACATCGCTAAAGAAAAAGGACTCGACCTCGTTGAGGTGGCTGCTAATGCTGAACCACCTGTCTGCAAGATCATGGACTATGGTAAGTACAAGTTCGAGCAGAAAAAGAAGAAACAGGAAGCAAAGAAAAATGCTGCTGTAGTTCAGGTTAAAGAAATCAAAGTTCGTCCAAAAACTGACGAGCACGATTACCAGACTAAACTTAAGCACATTCGTCGCTTCCTTGAAGCCGGTGACCGTTGTAAGGTTACTGTGTTCTTCCGTGGACGTGAAATCGTTCATAAAGATCGCGGTCTTACAATTTTGGAACGGGCTATGGAGGATACTAAGGATATCGCAAAAGTGGACCAGATGCCACGTTCCGAAGGACGTACCCTGCACATGTTGCTGGTGCCGACTGCGAAAAAATAA
- the rplT gene encoding 50S ribosomal protein L20, which yields MRVKRGLAAHRRHKKYLKMAKGFRGGRSKLYRTAREAVENALVYSYRDRKTKKREFRRLWILRINAGARLNGLSYSKFMHGLTLAGVELNRKVLADLAVREKEHFAQLCEIAKAKLS from the coding sequence ATGCGAGTCAAGAGAGGCTTGGCGGCTCATCGTCGTCATAAGAAATATTTGAAAATGGCTAAAGGCTTCCGTGGCGGTCGTTCTAAACTGTACCGCACAGCACGTGAAGCAGTAGAAAATGCATTAGTTTATTCTTACCGTGACCGTAAGACCAAGAAACGTGAGTTTCGTCGTCTTTGGATCCTGCGTATCAACGCTGGCGCCCGTTTGAACGGTCTTTCCTACAGCAAGTTCATGCACGGCCTGACCCTGGCTGGTGTTGAACTGAACCGTAAGGTCCTTGCTGACCTTGCAGTTCGCGAAAAAGAGCACTTTGCCCAGCTTTGCGAAATCGCAAAAGCTAAGCTGAGCTAA
- the pheS gene encoding phenylalanine--tRNA ligase subunit alpha, with amino-acid sequence MSLIHELESLVQELNSGLDQAFSLSVVEDLRVAFLGRKGKLAQIMQRLPELSPEERPEVGKTANIVKGKLTGLLDECKTKLENAAEADKLAKFDPSMPGRMPWQGSLHPITKVMTEICDIFKGLGYDIVTGPEVENDFYNFEALNLPPEHPARDMQDTLYVTDNILLRTHTSPMQARTMLKRKPPLAIIAPGKVYRRDSDLTHTPMFHQIEGLLVGEKVSLAELRGTLTAFLQEVFGPETKVRFRPSFFPFTEPSVEVDISCCMCGGDGVVDCKPCRVCKQTGWVEILGCGMVDPEVFKKVGYDPEKYTGFAFGLGVERVAMLKYGIGDLRMFFENDVRFLNQFI; translated from the coding sequence ATGAGCCTGATTCACGAATTAGAAAGCCTGGTTCAGGAGCTTAACAGCGGCCTGGATCAGGCTTTTTCATTAAGCGTAGTGGAAGATTTGCGTGTAGCCTTCTTGGGTCGAAAGGGTAAACTCGCGCAGATCATGCAACGTCTTCCAGAACTGTCTCCAGAAGAACGTCCGGAAGTTGGTAAAACTGCAAACATCGTAAAGGGTAAGCTTACTGGCTTGCTTGATGAGTGCAAAACTAAACTTGAAAACGCAGCAGAAGCGGACAAACTTGCCAAGTTTGACCCTTCAATGCCGGGACGTATGCCTTGGCAGGGTTCATTGCACCCTATCACCAAGGTGATGACAGAAATCTGTGATATCTTCAAAGGGCTTGGATACGACATCGTAACCGGTCCTGAAGTAGAGAACGATTTTTATAACTTCGAAGCGCTCAATCTGCCTCCAGAGCATCCAGCGCGTGACATGCAGGATACCCTGTACGTAACAGATAATATTCTTCTGCGTACGCACACATCTCCAATGCAGGCACGTACTATGCTCAAGCGGAAACCACCGCTTGCTATTATCGCACCTGGTAAAGTGTACCGTCGTGATTCTGACCTTACACACACACCTATGTTCCATCAGATCGAAGGTCTGCTGGTTGGCGAAAAAGTAAGCCTTGCAGAGCTCCGCGGTACCCTTACCGCCTTTCTTCAGGAAGTGTTCGGGCCGGAAACCAAAGTTCGTTTCCGTCCTAGTTTCTTCCCGTTCACCGAGCCTAGCGTAGAAGTAGATATTTCTTGCTGCATGTGCGGTGGCGACGGCGTAGTGGACTGCAAGCCTTGTCGTGTCTGCAAGCAGACTGGTTGGGTTGAAATCCTTGGTTGTGGCATGGTTGATCCTGAAGTGTTCAAGAAAGTTGGCTATGATCCGGAAAAATACACCGGCTTTGCTTTCGGTCTTGGTGTGGAGCGTGTTGCAATGCTTAAATACGGCATTGGTGACCTCCGCATGTTCTTCGAGAACGATGTGCGTTTCCTTAACCAGTTTATCTAG
- the thrS gene encoding threonine--tRNA ligase — MNVSIEGQVVEVAAEASCRDALREVLSGKKFKTVLAAKCGTTTLDLTATIPTGCDEITPVYADTPEGLALLRHSTAHIMADAVKRLFPSAKVTIGPSIENGFYYDFDVERPFTTEDLEAIEAEMTKIIREAAPFTCEVVSKDEAKKLFADMGESYKLELIDAVDDDVVSIYRHGDFADLCRGPHLPTTGYVKSFKLMSVAGAYWRGDEKNPMLSRIYGTAFSDPKELKKYLNRLEEAKKRDHRKLGAALDLFSFQEEGGVGMAYWHPKGALIRTILEDFERKEHLKRGYDIVQAPQILKRELWERSGHYDNYRENMYFTEIDEVPYGVKPMNCVAHMLIYKSHMRSYRDLPMRYFELGVVHRHEKSGVLHGLMRVRQFTQDDAHIICRPDQLQEEIVGVLNFVKDIMNVFGFEYSLELSTRPEKSIGDDADWDLATESLIEALKAIDLPYEINEGDGAFYGPKIDIKLRDCLDREWQCATVQCDFTLPERFDLGYVGEDGERHRPVMVHRVILGSVERFIGILTEHYAGAFPTWLAPVQARVLTVTDAHNEFAEEIKAELRKEGIRVEADTRNEKLGYKVREAQVSKIPYMLVIGDKEVEEQGVNVRMRKGENLGLKSVSEVVELIKADCEEPFKSGGLSYRFS, encoded by the coding sequence GTGAACGTGTCTATTGAAGGACAAGTTGTAGAGGTAGCAGCAGAAGCAAGCTGCCGTGATGCCCTGAGAGAAGTACTCAGCGGTAAAAAATTCAAGACTGTGTTGGCTGCAAAGTGCGGCACGACAACGCTTGATCTCACTGCAACTATTCCGACAGGTTGTGATGAAATCACGCCTGTATACGCGGACACGCCGGAAGGTCTTGCCTTACTCAGACACTCAACTGCGCACATTATGGCTGATGCAGTTAAGCGTTTGTTCCCTTCTGCTAAAGTTACCATTGGTCCTTCCATTGAAAACGGTTTTTACTACGACTTCGACGTAGAGCGCCCGTTTACTACTGAAGACCTTGAAGCGATTGAAGCGGAGATGACCAAGATTATCCGTGAGGCTGCTCCATTTACTTGCGAAGTTGTTTCCAAAGACGAAGCGAAAAAATTGTTTGCTGATATGGGAGAAAGCTACAAGCTTGAACTTATTGATGCTGTCGATGACGATGTGGTTTCCATTTATCGTCACGGCGATTTTGCAGACCTTTGTCGTGGCCCGCATCTTCCAACAACCGGATACGTTAAGTCGTTTAAACTCATGTCTGTTGCTGGTGCTTACTGGCGCGGAGATGAAAAGAACCCAATGCTTTCACGTATCTACGGTACTGCGTTCTCTGATCCTAAGGAACTCAAAAAATACCTCAACCGTCTTGAAGAGGCGAAAAAACGTGATCACCGCAAGCTTGGTGCAGCACTTGACCTTTTCAGCTTTCAGGAAGAGGGCGGAGTTGGTATGGCCTACTGGCATCCAAAAGGTGCCCTTATCCGTACTATCCTTGAAGACTTTGAACGAAAAGAGCATTTAAAACGCGGATACGATATCGTACAGGCACCGCAGATTCTCAAGCGAGAGCTTTGGGAACGCTCCGGTCATTACGACAACTACCGTGAAAATATGTACTTCACCGAAATCGACGAAGTGCCATACGGCGTAAAGCCAATGAACTGTGTTGCGCACATGCTTATTTATAAGTCTCACATGCGTAGCTATCGTGACCTTCCAATGCGCTATTTTGAGCTTGGAGTGGTTCACCGTCACGAGAAGTCCGGTGTGTTGCATGGTCTTATGCGTGTTCGTCAGTTCACTCAGGATGATGCTCATATTATTTGCCGCCCTGATCAGCTTCAGGAAGAGATTGTTGGTGTTCTTAACTTTGTTAAAGACATTATGAATGTTTTTGGTTTTGAATACTCTCTTGAGCTTTCCACCCGTCCTGAAAAATCCATTGGCGATGACGCTGATTGGGATCTGGCAACGGAATCCCTGATTGAAGCGCTTAAGGCCATTGATCTTCCTTACGAGATTAACGAAGGTGACGGCGCTTTTTACGGACCAAAGATTGATATTAAACTCCGTGATTGTCTTGACAGAGAATGGCAATGTGCTACCGTTCAGTGTGATTTTACCTTGCCAGAACGCTTTGATTTAGGGTACGTGGGCGAAGATGGTGAACGTCACCGCCCTGTAATGGTTCATCGCGTTATTCTTGGTTCAGTTGAACGTTTTATTGGTATTCTTACTGAACACTATGCTGGTGCATTCCCAACTTGGCTTGCTCCGGTACAGGCCCGTGTGCTAACTGTCACCGATGCACACAACGAATTTGCAGAAGAAATCAAAGCGGAGCTTCGTAAAGAAGGAATCCGCGTTGAAGCAGATACTCGTAATGAAAAGCTGGGTTACAAAGTTCGTGAAGCCCAGGTTTCTAAGATCCCGTATATGCTAGTTATCGGGGATAAAGAGGTTGAAGAACAAGGTGTGAACGTACGCATGCGTAAGGGCGAAAACCTTGGTCTGAAATCTGTTTCGGAAGTGGTAGAGCTTATTAAAGCTGATTGTGAAGAACCGTTTAAAAGCGGAGGGTTAAGCTATCGCTTTTCCTAA
- a CDS encoding nitroreductase family protein → MLNFKVDTDKCIKCGECAQDCLYGIIGMDDYPFIHEEKEEKCIGCQHCLAVCKTGALSILGKDPANSASIKGGLPAPNQMETLILSRRSIRRYKKEGVDPELIHHMLHVVDHAPTAVNQRQNRLTVIDNPESMDKLREQATAAALKVIREGNLPKGLERIADFLKGCEDGKDIIFRNAPHLLVASAPKDALAPMADCHIAMSYFELLANSHGLGTVWDGIAKAVLTMIAPELLELIGIPEDHTVVCVMAFGKPAVKYHRAVQHSDQDIHRAVI, encoded by the coding sequence ATGTTAAATTTTAAGGTAGATACAGATAAATGTATTAAGTGCGGAGAATGCGCTCAGGACTGCCTATACGGCATCATAGGAATGGACGACTATCCTTTTATCCATGAAGAAAAGGAAGAAAAGTGTATTGGATGCCAGCACTGTCTCGCCGTATGCAAAACAGGTGCTTTGAGTATCCTTGGAAAAGATCCGGCCAACAGTGCCTCAATCAAGGGTGGATTGCCCGCCCCCAACCAGATGGAAACCCTGATCTTAAGCCGTCGTTCTATCCGAAGATACAAAAAAGAGGGTGTTGACCCAGAACTCATTCATCATATGCTACACGTGGTGGACCATGCCCCTACCGCTGTCAATCAGCGACAAAACCGGCTTACCGTAATAGATAACCCCGAATCCATGGACAAGCTCCGCGAGCAGGCAACCGCAGCTGCTCTCAAAGTAATTCGCGAAGGTAACCTCCCGAAAGGTCTGGAGCGGATAGCTGATTTCCTCAAAGGATGCGAAGACGGCAAAGACATAATTTTTCGCAATGCACCGCATTTACTAGTGGCTTCGGCACCGAAAGATGCGCTCGCGCCTATGGCTGATTGTCATATTGCCATGAGCTATTTCGAATTGCTGGCAAACAGCCACGGTCTCGGCACAGTCTGGGATGGTATCGCTAAAGCCGTTTTAACAATGATCGCCCCAGAACTGCTTGAATTGATAGGAATTCCTGAAGACCACACGGTCGTCTGCGTTATGGCCTTTGGTAAACCTGCTGTAAAATACCATCGCGCCGTGCAGCATTCCGACCAAGACATCCACCGGGCTGTCATTTAA
- the rpmI gene encoding 50S ribosomal protein L35, whose product MPKIKTRRGAAKRFSLTGTGKIKRRKQNLRHILTKKSAKRKMNLGQSAIVDRSNEKAVRRMLPNA is encoded by the coding sequence ATGCCAAAGATTAAAACCAGACGTGGCGCTGCAAAGCGTTTTTCTTTGACTGGTACCGGCAAGATCAAACGTCGCAAGCAGAACCTTCGTCATATCCTGACTAAGAAAAGTGCAAAGCGTAAAATGAATCTCGGTCAGTCTGCTATTGTTGATAGAAGCAATGAAAAAGCTGTTCGTCGCATGCTTCCTAACGCATAA
- the pheT gene encoding phenylalanine--tRNA ligase subunit beta has translation MLLSINWLKEFVPFTGTIQELDDALTMLGLEVEEVIHPFEGIKPMVIGHVVECEKHPEAEKLSVCKVDVGEAELLNIVCGAPNVRKGLKVAVVKVGSEMPDGTKIKKTKLRGIPSMGMICSERELGLSDAHDGIMELPEELVPGASLVESLNLDEVVLDISITPNRADSLSVLGVAREVALAFDLPLTVPEYTLVESGDDCSDEVAIEITDADKCYCYYGRILEGAAIGQSPAWMRYRLVAVGLRPISNIVDVTNYIMMGFGQPLHAFDLDRLDGAKVIIDTAAEGEKFITLDEQERTLKATDLMIKDGSKSVALAGVMGGANSEIHDGSTRIFLESAVFQPASVRRTARRLGLSSDASFRFERGVDQLHCPEAMDRAAAMLAELTGATVRKGICKAEPKPWVAPELQFRPQRCRDLLGVDVDDSFCKATLEKLGCTISGADTADWTVVPPSNRLDYEREVDFIEEVARVYGMDRIEPVLPQVKRTLEARNDDCNEYEFWSLIKRWGCGLGLNEAINYSFVGHADLDLFNLPTDNRITIMNPLSSEQDAMRTELAPGLLQNLRYNLGHGNTGLRLFELAHIFEADESSDTTVRESGRLNILFYGDRFDSAYPRMTSEAEYADIKGCVEHLLAHLHVGEPSFTLAEDHVWLSPAVDVVVGNQKVGTIGRINPVIADAYNAKKDVWFADLDTDELSRLYVASCVKFSSLPVHQSAWNDLTVIAPITLNVQAIFDQVAATKLPLLEKMELIDVFVPEVSEDAEETRNLTFRLTFRHGSKTLKDKDVDKERKKVVKSLESALPVRI, from the coding sequence ATGCTTTTAAGTATCAACTGGTTGAAAGAGTTTGTTCCGTTTACCGGAACAATTCAGGAACTTGATGACGCGCTGACCATGCTTGGTCTTGAAGTGGAAGAAGTAATTCATCCGTTTGAAGGCATTAAGCCAATGGTTATCGGTCACGTTGTTGAGTGTGAAAAACATCCTGAAGCAGAAAAACTTTCTGTATGTAAGGTCGATGTTGGCGAAGCAGAGCTGTTAAACATTGTCTGCGGTGCACCGAATGTTCGTAAAGGACTGAAAGTTGCTGTAGTCAAAGTTGGCTCTGAAATGCCTGACGGCACCAAGATTAAAAAGACAAAACTTCGTGGTATTCCATCCATGGGTATGATTTGTTCAGAGCGTGAGCTTGGACTTTCAGACGCACATGATGGCATCATGGAGCTTCCGGAAGAACTCGTGCCGGGTGCAAGCCTTGTCGAGTCCTTGAATCTGGATGAAGTAGTGCTGGATATTTCCATCACTCCTAACCGTGCGGACTCCTTGAGTGTTCTCGGTGTTGCCCGTGAGGTTGCACTTGCTTTTGATCTGCCGCTCACCGTACCTGAGTATACTCTTGTTGAGTCCGGTGATGATTGCTCTGATGAAGTGGCAATCGAAATTACCGATGCAGATAAATGTTATTGCTACTACGGTCGTATTCTTGAAGGTGCTGCCATTGGTCAGTCTCCTGCATGGATGCGGTACCGTCTTGTAGCTGTCGGCTTGCGTCCTATTTCGAATATCGTAGACGTGACCAACTACATCATGATGGGTTTTGGTCAGCCGCTTCACGCATTTGACCTTGATCGTCTTGATGGTGCCAAGGTTATTATAGATACGGCTGCTGAAGGTGAAAAGTTCATTACTCTTGATGAGCAGGAACGGACACTGAAGGCAACGGATCTTATGATCAAAGACGGTAGCAAAAGTGTTGCCCTTGCCGGTGTTATGGGTGGCGCTAACAGCGAAATTCATGATGGATCTACACGTATTTTCCTTGAATCAGCTGTGTTCCAACCTGCATCTGTACGCCGCACTGCACGTCGCCTTGGTCTCTCCTCTGATGCTTCTTTCCGCTTTGAACGCGGTGTTGATCAGTTACATTGTCCAGAAGCAATGGATCGCGCAGCAGCTATGCTTGCTGAGCTTACTGGTGCAACCGTCCGTAAAGGCATATGTAAAGCTGAACCAAAGCCTTGGGTTGCTCCTGAGCTTCAGTTCCGCCCGCAGCGTTGTCGTGATCTTCTTGGCGTAGATGTGGATGATTCTTTCTGCAAAGCTACCCTTGAAAAGCTTGGCTGTACTATCTCCGGCGCAGATACTGCGGACTGGACAGTGGTACCGCCTAGCAACCGTCTCGACTATGAGCGCGAAGTAGATTTTATTGAAGAGGTTGCACGCGTATACGGCATGGATCGTATTGAGCCTGTTCTTCCTCAAGTGAAACGTACTCTAGAAGCACGTAATGATGATTGCAACGAGTACGAGTTCTGGTCTCTCATTAAACGCTGGGGCTGCGGTCTCGGACTGAATGAAGCGATCAACTACTCTTTCGTTGGTCATGCAGATCTTGATCTGTTTAATTTGCCTACAGACAACCGCATCACTATCATGAATCCGCTCTCTTCTGAGCAGGATGCGATGCGCACAGAACTTGCTCCGGGGCTTTTGCAGAACCTTCGCTATAACTTGGGACACGGCAACACCGGTCTGCGTTTGTTTGAACTTGCGCATATCTTTGAAGCTGATGAATCAAGTGATACAACTGTTCGCGAATCCGGCCGCCTTAACATTTTGTTCTACGGTGACCGTTTTGATTCTGCATACCCTCGTATGACTTCTGAAGCAGAGTATGCTGATATTAAAGGTTGCGTAGAACATCTTCTTGCACATCTTCATGTAGGAGAGCCTAGCTTTACTCTTGCAGAAGATCATGTATGGCTGTCTCCGGCTGTAGATGTTGTCGTTGGCAACCAGAAAGTTGGCACTATCGGAAGAATCAATCCTGTGATTGCTGATGCCTACAATGCTAAAAAAGATGTCTGGTTTGCAGATCTTGATACAGACGAACTGAGTAGATTGTATGTAGCAAGCTGTGTTAAATTTTCCAGCTTGCCTGTGCATCAGTCTGCATGGAACGACCTCACTGTAATCGCTCCGATTACACTTAATGTTCAGGCTATCTTTGATCAGGTTGCAGCAACAAAATTGCCGCTTCTTGAGAAGATGGAACTGATCGACGTGTTCGTACCTGAAGTGTCAGAAGATGCTGAAGAAACTCGCAATTTGACTTTCCGCCTTACTTTCCGTCATGGTTCAAAGACATTGAAAGATAAGGATGTAGACAAAGAGCGTAAAAAGGTGGTTAAATCTCTCGAAAGCGCATTGCCTGTTCGCATTTAG
- the hcp gene encoding hydroxylamine reductase has protein sequence MFCNQCEQTAKGIGCDKIGVCGKKADVAALQDLTVYALRGLALTALKKGDSSNNLGHFTAKMLFTTLTNVNFTPEDFQKFINEIVAHRKALDVHFASGPGNFEPAETLEGLIAQGEAHSIKNFDTDDDIRSAKQLLLYGMKGLCAYADHAAVLGQQDSSVYHFIYTGLAAGYDEQDRDLQAWLGLCLKCGEVNLRAMELLDTANTGTFGHPVPTEVPLGHVPGKAILVSGHDLQDLYLLLKQTEGTGINIYTHGEMLPCHAYPELKKFEHFYGHFGTAWQNQHKEFPEFPGAILFTTNCIQKPQEVYKDNVFTTGLVGWPGLTHIGPAKDFTPVIERALAQPGFTDTADKGSVLCGFGHNTVMSVADKVIEGVKAGSIRHFFLVGGCDGAKPGRNYYTEFVEQAPEDTVILTLACGKFRFFDKKLGDIGGIPRLLDIGQCNDAYSAIQIAIALAGAFECGVNELPLSLILSWYEQKAVVILLTLLSLGITDIRLGPSLPAFISPNILNILVDNYGIKPISTPEEDLKAILG, from the coding sequence ATGTTCTGTAACCAGTGTGAGCAAACCGCAAAAGGTATCGGTTGTGACAAAATTGGCGTATGCGGCAAAAAAGCAGACGTTGCAGCACTTCAGGATCTCACAGTCTATGCACTGCGCGGCCTTGCTCTTACTGCGCTAAAAAAAGGTGACAGCAGCAACAACCTTGGCCATTTTACTGCCAAAATGCTCTTCACCACTCTTACCAATGTTAATTTCACACCTGAAGATTTTCAGAAATTTATCAATGAAATCGTAGCGCACCGCAAAGCACTTGATGTTCATTTCGCAAGCGGGCCAGGAAATTTTGAGCCGGCTGAAACTCTTGAGGGTTTAATTGCTCAGGGCGAAGCACATTCCATTAAAAACTTTGATACTGACGATGATATCCGCTCCGCAAAACAACTTCTTCTTTACGGTATGAAAGGCCTTTGTGCTTACGCTGACCATGCGGCAGTACTCGGTCAGCAGGATTCCTCTGTATACCACTTTATATACACCGGTCTTGCAGCTGGTTACGACGAACAGGACCGAGACCTTCAAGCATGGCTCGGCCTCTGTCTCAAATGTGGCGAAGTCAACCTCCGTGCTATGGAACTGCTTGATACAGCAAACACCGGTACATTCGGCCATCCAGTACCTACTGAAGTGCCTCTCGGTCACGTCCCGGGTAAAGCAATCCTTGTTTCCGGCCATGACCTTCAAGACCTATACCTCCTTCTTAAACAAACTGAAGGAACAGGTATCAATATTTACACACACGGTGAAATGCTCCCATGTCACGCTTATCCCGAACTCAAAAAATTTGAGCATTTCTACGGCCACTTCGGTACAGCATGGCAGAATCAGCATAAAGAATTTCCTGAATTTCCCGGTGCAATTCTCTTTACCACTAACTGTATCCAGAAACCTCAGGAAGTTTACAAAGACAACGTGTTCACAACCGGTCTTGTTGGCTGGCCTGGTCTTACCCACATCGGCCCCGCTAAAGATTTTACTCCGGTTATCGAACGCGCACTTGCACAGCCCGGCTTCACTGACACCGCGGACAAAGGCAGCGTTCTTTGCGGCTTTGGCCACAACACCGTAATGAGTGTTGCAGACAAAGTAATCGAAGGTGTTAAGGCCGGTTCAATCCGCCACTTCTTCCTTGTCGGTGGTTGTGATGGCGCCAAACCTGGCCGTAACTACTACACTGAGTTTGTAGAACAGGCTCCTGAAGATACGGTCATCCTTACACTTGCTTGTGGTAAATTCCGTTTCTTTGATAAAAAGCTAGGCGACATCGGTGGTATTCCTCGTCTCCTCGACATTGGTCAGTGTAACGATGCATACTCCGCAATCCAGATTGCGATAGCCCTTGCTGGCGCATTCGAGTGCGGCGTAAACGAACTCCCATTATCACTGATACTCAGCTGGTACGAGCAGAAGGCTGTTGTTATTCTTCTCACCCTTCTCTCTCTCGGTATTACCGACATTCGCCTCGGGCCTTCCCTTCCTGCATTCATCAGCCCGAACATCCTGAACATTCTGGTAGATAACTACGGTATCAAACCTATATCCACCCCAGAAGAAGATCTCAAAGCTATCCTCGGATAG
- a CDS encoding class I SAM-dependent methyltransferase has translation MKQSQVIHAGQGFYTKPVLSLYDIWVLGISNSFIWRCPTKHLRYHFRKHVSLNHLDVGVGTGYFLDKCLLEQKRRLALLDANSTCLDTAAARVKRFKPEVYQADILAPLNLPCNKFDSISINALFHCLPGAIKEKAVILDTLSEYLYDGGKIFGSTILSHGVRQNFAAQKFMAFYNKKRIFSNTRDYRNGLREELESRFSNVKIEVKGCIAMFSARKGER, from the coding sequence ATGAAACAGTCACAAGTAATACACGCGGGGCAGGGATTCTATACAAAACCTGTCCTATCTCTATACGATATATGGGTACTCGGCATTTCAAACTCATTTATCTGGCGCTGCCCAACCAAGCACCTGCGCTACCATTTTCGCAAACACGTTTCGCTTAACCATCTGGATGTCGGCGTGGGCACAGGTTACTTTCTCGACAAATGCCTGTTAGAACAAAAACGCCGCCTAGCCCTGTTGGATGCAAACAGCACATGCTTAGATACCGCCGCAGCGCGTGTTAAGCGTTTCAAGCCGGAAGTATATCAGGCAGATATTCTTGCACCGCTGAATTTGCCATGTAACAAATTTGATTCAATAAGCATCAACGCTCTTTTTCACTGCCTCCCCGGAGCAATAAAAGAAAAAGCAGTCATTTTGGATACCCTTTCAGAATACCTGTACGACGGTGGAAAGATTTTCGGATCAACAATCCTGAGCCACGGCGTACGACAAAACTTCGCTGCACAAAAGTTCATGGCCTTCTATAACAAAAAAAGAATATTCTCTAACACGCGAGACTACCGTAACGGTTTACGTGAAGAACTGGAGTCCCGATTCTCCAATGTTAAAATTGAAGTAAAAGGCTGTATTGCCATGTTCAGCGCCCGCAAGGGCGAAAGATAA
- a CDS encoding MerR family transcriptional regulator, which yields MKAKTYRIGEAATLLNLKPYVLRFWETEFKQLIPIRTQKGQRMYSEQNILLLRAIRHLLYERGLTIEGARKVLGQYEEIHGSITGPEFPGPEIEAFCAGSGTEKPLYGTEASGAIDVEEIITELASLRDLLITGRH from the coding sequence ATGAAAGCAAAGACCTATCGTATCGGTGAGGCTGCTACCCTGTTGAACTTAAAACCGTATGTCTTGCGGTTTTGGGAAACAGAATTCAAACAGCTTATCCCTATACGCACCCAAAAGGGGCAGCGTATGTATTCCGAACAGAATATACTTCTGTTGCGGGCGATACGGCATTTGCTTTACGAACGCGGTTTGACCATTGAAGGCGCCCGTAAGGTGCTTGGTCAATATGAAGAAATACATGGCTCTATCACCGGTCCGGAATTTCCCGGGCCGGAGATAGAGGCTTTTTGTGCAGGGAGCGGCACAGAGAAGCCTCTGTATGGAACAGAAGCTTCCGGTGCAATTGATGTCGAGGAGATCATTACAGAACTCGCATCGCTCCGTGATTTGCTTATAACGGGTCGTCATTGA
- the rpe gene encoding ribulose-phosphate 3-epimerase produces the protein MILSPSLLSSDFGRLAEELQALEQAGLKWVHWDVMDGMFVPNITLGAPIIKRLRKESNLFFDVHMMVQQPERYVEDFVDAGADMVVIHAEATNHLERTIAEIKRKGAQAGVALNPHTPLSVLDYVLDELDMVLIMSVNPGFGGQKFIPFSMRKIAELSDMIKKRGLSTLIQVDGGVDPDNTSELIRNGADVLVSGSAFFGFPPYADRLKMFEEIARNA, from the coding sequence ATGATCCTTTCACCTTCGTTATTGTCTTCTGACTTCGGCAGACTTGCTGAGGAATTACAGGCACTCGAACAGGCAGGACTGAAGTGGGTACACTGGGATGTCATGGACGGCATGTTTGTACCTAATATTACTCTTGGAGCACCTATTATTAAACGTCTCCGTAAAGAGAGTAACCTCTTTTTTGACGTTCATATGATGGTTCAGCAGCCGGAGCGCTACGTTGAAGACTTTGTGGATGCCGGTGCAGATATGGTTGTTATTCATGCAGAAGCAACCAATCACCTTGAACGCACAATTGCTGAAATTAAGCGAAAAGGTGCGCAGGCGGGCGTGGCTCTTAACCCGCATACTCCTCTCTCTGTTCTTGATTATGTTCTCGATGAACTGGACATGGTGCTCATTATGAGTGTTAACCCGGGATTCGGTGGACAAAAATTTATTCCGTTCAGCATGCGTAAAATTGCAGAGCTTTCGGATATGATTAAGAAGCGCGGCCTTTCAACCCTTATTCAGGTTGATGGCGGGGTGGATCCTGATAACACTTCTGAATTGATACGTAATGGCGCAGACGTGCTTGTATCCGGTTCTGCATTTTTTGGTTTTCCGCCGTACGCAGATCGCTTGAAGATGTTTGAAGAGATAGCTCGTAACGCATAA